tgttatataagaagcagtttattttgagttataaatattaaaacttatttgtcacacactgttataatttattccacccttactgagaagtgtctcaccctagtggattaacaatttttcaggttcttctggagaccgggtttgaaggcctaggctgggactgtttgtgatagtttctttttggggtattgtgagatactaatatatgtatcgatatatttgtacggaattacgttttaaatgctggttgtgggtACATTTATTTGGATGTTatagtgttgatttttggttgttatatagaactctggtatttatttgaggttatttattcatgtgccgctgcgtgtatgttaattatggtatcagatacaggtgattgaaacacctggcactcgggccccacttggcgggtcggggcgtcacattgtggtatcagagcattagattatagattctgcagactttaagattgattaataccagagtataggtacgaataaggataagaataggaatgggtagattaggatgttgataggagattttgagttttgtttcgtagcttagaggcagaaatcccttgatggacttctgtgtgTTTCTGAATCCGgccagtttcagaaaaccatggtaaatccattgacggtgatgtttctaagCAGAGAGACTGGAACTCAAATCAGAACTTGAGAGttaggttgatttggggataagctggttgtttgatgttttaattttGGATTTAAATGTCAAATTGATTCGTTGTTCTATAACTGTATCTAATGCGATATGAAGGTTCTAAATTCGCTTCTATCCTGTCTACAagatggattccaggggaaaggaCGTTGATGCTAGAGAGGAGAATGATGTAGGAGCCACTAGTGTGCAAGAGATCGATACCTCCACTCTACTGCGGGGTTTAGCTCGGCAGGTTCGGGAAGAAATTAGGCGAGACTCTGAAGGACAGAACTGCCCACCTGTGAACCAGGGTTGTTCGATTGACCAATTTACTCGCTTGAAACCTTCTGCATTTGCGGGCAGTGTTGACCCACTCGTAGCAGAGAGTtgggtgcaagagatggagaaaatgTTGGCTGTGTTATCTTGCACTGAGGCACAGAAGGTTCTCTTCGCTACCTTTAAGTTAACAGGGGAGGCCGAGCGTTGGTGGCAAGCAGTAAAGCTATTAGAGGAACAGCGGGCAGTACCCACAAATATGACTTGGAGTCGATTTAGGGAACTTTTCTATGATCGATATTTCCCTGCCACCACCAGGGCTACGAAGGCAGAGGAATTCTTTCACCTGAATCAGGGGCAACTTACTGTGCAGCAATACGCTGCGAAGTTCATGGAGCTCTCTCGTTTTGCACCTTTTATGGTTCCAGATGAGTTCCAGAAGGCGAGATGGTTTGAGAGGGGATTGAAACCGAGAATTCACGAGCAAGTGGTAGTTTTGAAGGTACAAAACTTTTCAGaactggtggatagagccaccgtGGCAGAATTGAGTCTGCAGAGGAGTGCAGAGATGACagagcagaggaagaggcctatgcctcccaGTTTTTCTGATGATGCCAGACAGGGCTCGTGGAAGAGGGACAAATATGTTGGGGGACAAAGATCTGATAAAGGTAATCAGGGACGTCTGAGTGATTCATCACCTCCCTATTGTGCTCGTTGTAAGTTGAGGCATTGGGGAGAGTGCCTAGCCAGGAACATTAAGTGTTATCGGTGCGGCAAATACGGCCACATGGCCCGAGATTGTCGAGGACTGCCGAACAACGCACCCGCTCCTGATCAGCACCAGAGGAATGAGCCACTGCCTCGTGGTGGTCCAGCGCGTGTTTATACCATGGTTCCGGCTGATAGGAATATTGCTCGTGGTGCAGGagcaggtatgattttatattaaagattgatttgattttagattCATAAGCTTACTTGGAATTGTGGAGTATATTGAATTTGTGGTATAATGATGATTAGgtaattttagaattttgtaaaaaggattgattagcgaatttcgaggacgaaattcttttaaggatgggagaatgtaacgacccaaaaaataaataaataaataaataaaataaaaaaattattaattaaaaaaaaaaatttattattattattattaattaattattattaagaaaattaattaaattaataaatttaaggattttggatatatatatatatatatatataaaagtatatatgtaagtatatatatatatataaaagtatatataagtaagtatatataagtatatatatatatatatatatatatatattaaagaatggataaaggagaaagaaaggataaaggaaagaagaaaaaaaaaaaaaaaaaaagagaaaagaaaagaaaaaaaaaacgaaaacttAGTGTGTAAGTTTTCTTGCTGAAACAAAACAGAAggaaagaggagaaaaaaaaattcacgcGCACAGAACagataagaaaggaaagaaagaaagagaaagaaaaaaaaaattaaatatattctctcactctccactcctctttCTTCTACGATTTTATGgccgattctcgcccaattggaaaTCCGAAGATATCACCGAACttcattcttcgccaccgacatatctaccgaaatggatttgtcgtaggagtaacgtgggaATATCTtgtggggtaagccaaattctcattcttatctcaatttttcctaaattttaagccaaatgggcgatcggacaccaccacgagaatctagggatgattctctacaagtctagcggagtgaaattctcgtggggttattgtagaaatagtccaaaattaggataaatgtgttatttagaaattaattatcatttaattattataaattaggaaatgttaaaataatattttattgaggttgatttgattgaatcagggttcgggtgagcgtcgcgggtataagtttgggagccctgcaagcgtaattcagggaatcaggtaagggggaataaaattatatcagtattttattaaagtgaaccaattatttacgagcatacgaaatttattatttatttatatgattttcagaatagtttgattactggaaaaaaaatgattatttggtttacggttatatttgggataattgtttatgatattaaattcgtgtgacatgggagtaattttcctaataaattggatatgaattactgtgatatttgggtttgcatgtgggggtgtttgaaatgattatggtaagatgaatgagttgttatgtttgattcctgtgtggaaatgattta
The Malania oleifera isolate guangnan ecotype guangnan chromosome 13, ASM2987363v1, whole genome shotgun sequence DNA segment above includes these coding regions:
- the LOC131145853 gene encoding uncharacterized protein LOC131145853 codes for the protein MDSRGKDVDAREENDVGATSVQEIDTSTLLRGLARQVREEIRRDSEGQNCPPVNQGCSIDQFTRLKPSAFAGSVDPLVAESWVQEMEKMLAVLSCTEAQKVLFATFKLTGEAERWWQAVKLLEEQRAVPTNMTWSRFRELFYDRYFPATTRATKAEEFFHLNQGQLTVQQYAAKFMELSRFAPFMVPDEFQKARWFERGLKPRIHEQVVVLKVQNFSELVDRATVAELSLQRSAEMTEQRKRPMPPSFSDDARQGSWKRDKYVGGQRSDKGNQGRLSDSSPPYCARCKLRHWGECLARNIKCYRCGKYGHMARDCRGLPNNAPAPDQHQRNEPLPRGGPARVYTMVPADRNIARGAGAGMILY